The following coding sequences lie in one Isoptericola variabilis 225 genomic window:
- a CDS encoding penicillin acylase family protein: protein MRPFEVFRDGLGVPHVRAQGELDLAFGQGYVTARDRGWQVEVDRWRAEGRLAARFGSGGLEWDRFAVRVRLADTARRVWDALEGPERDWVAAFAAGVSAGLDAGGRDVPELRALERACAGAPLPPHEPWPDWAPIGVFLVNHVLFSGFPHLLWREHVARTLSPDPSVAALFAADGGPASGSNAWALAGSRTASGRPLLAGDPHRFLELPGVYQQVRLACDEYDVLGLAFPGVPGVLHFGHAQVPDDGGPGGGGSVAWGITNAMAHHVELVREDAASVAAAATGTERVPVRGAAPVDVTWGETARGPLVTDEHALCWPVRVTADAGVAAWRRLQRARTAHDVAAAFAAWVDPVNRVLTADSSGEVLSLTAGRVPEREAGERVVPLPAEAAPPRWRSLPPPVRVTDVAVDANERPARAEIALGYAYAPHRADRIRALLAAPPAGGETPESQGRVHGDVQDAGAAALVGWLDGVVPGAAAPPVAGAAERLRAWAAAGAPMHAGSTDAGLFARWRHALVRRVAAHPALAPLHAPHGLPAVFAPWLDVTARVGEGLARLLGAGRLVADGPVLDGRAEAAAALTEVVAEGAELSWGELHAVAPLHALADATGVAHDDVPGVPEQLRAPLSGAGDTVRCTGSVPGVTHLAARGSVARWVWDLSDRRRSRWGVPFGASGDPRSPRFADQHPTWAAAGTAPIETDWARLRPEPVEGPA from the coding sequence ATGAGGCCGTTCGAGGTCTTCCGCGACGGGCTCGGCGTGCCGCACGTGCGGGCGCAGGGCGAGCTCGACCTCGCGTTCGGCCAGGGGTACGTCACCGCGCGCGACCGCGGCTGGCAGGTCGAGGTCGACCGGTGGCGTGCCGAGGGCCGGCTCGCCGCCCGGTTCGGGTCCGGCGGGCTCGAGTGGGACCGGTTCGCCGTGCGCGTGCGGCTCGCCGACACCGCGCGACGGGTGTGGGACGCGCTCGAGGGGCCCGAGCGGGACTGGGTCGCCGCGTTCGCGGCGGGCGTCAGCGCCGGGCTCGACGCCGGCGGGCGCGACGTGCCCGAGCTGCGGGCGCTCGAGCGCGCCTGCGCCGGCGCGCCGCTGCCGCCCCACGAGCCCTGGCCCGACTGGGCGCCGATCGGCGTCTTCCTCGTCAACCACGTGCTGTTCAGCGGCTTCCCGCACCTGCTCTGGCGCGAGCACGTCGCGCGGACCCTGAGCCCCGACCCGTCCGTCGCGGCGCTGTTCGCCGCCGACGGCGGACCGGCGTCGGGCTCGAACGCGTGGGCGCTCGCGGGCTCCCGCACGGCGTCCGGACGGCCCCTGCTCGCGGGAGACCCGCACCGCTTCCTCGAGCTGCCCGGCGTCTACCAGCAGGTGCGCCTCGCGTGCGACGAGTACGACGTGCTCGGCCTCGCGTTCCCGGGCGTGCCGGGGGTGCTGCACTTCGGGCACGCGCAGGTACCCGACGACGGCGGGCCCGGCGGGGGAGGGTCCGTCGCGTGGGGCATCACCAACGCCATGGCGCACCACGTCGAGCTGGTCCGCGAGGACGCGGCGTCGGTGGCCGCGGCCGCGACCGGGACCGAGCGCGTGCCCGTGCGCGGCGCCGCTCCCGTCGACGTGACGTGGGGGGAGACCGCGCGCGGACCGCTGGTGACCGACGAGCACGCCCTGTGCTGGCCCGTGCGCGTCACCGCGGACGCGGGCGTCGCCGCGTGGCGGCGGCTCCAGCGGGCACGCACCGCGCACGACGTCGCGGCCGCCTTCGCCGCCTGGGTCGACCCGGTCAACCGCGTGCTCACCGCCGACTCGTCGGGCGAGGTCCTGAGCCTCACGGCCGGGCGGGTGCCCGAGCGCGAGGCGGGGGAGCGGGTCGTGCCGCTGCCCGCCGAGGCGGCGCCGCCGCGCTGGCGCTCGCTGCCGCCTCCCGTCCGCGTGACCGACGTGGCCGTCGACGCCAACGAACGCCCGGCACGCGCGGAGATCGCGCTCGGGTACGCGTACGCGCCGCACCGCGCGGACCGGATCCGTGCGCTGCTCGCGGCGCCGCCGGCCGGAGGGGAGACGCCCGAGAGCCAGGGGCGCGTGCACGGCGACGTGCAGGACGCGGGGGCCGCGGCGCTGGTCGGGTGGCTCGACGGCGTCGTGCCCGGCGCGGCGGCACCGCCGGTCGCGGGCGCGGCCGAGCGGCTGCGCGCCTGGGCGGCGGCGGGAGCGCCGATGCACGCCGGCTCGACCGACGCCGGCCTGTTCGCCCGTTGGCGGCACGCGCTCGTGCGGCGCGTGGCGGCGCACCCGGCGCTCGCGCCGCTGCACGCTCCGCACGGCCTGCCGGCCGTCTTCGCGCCGTGGCTCGACGTGACCGCACGCGTGGGCGAGGGGCTGGCGCGGCTGCTCGGTGCCGGCCGGCTCGTCGCGGACGGCCCGGTGCTCGACGGCCGGGCCGAGGCGGCCGCCGCGCTGACCGAGGTCGTCGCCGAGGGCGCCGAGCTCTCCTGGGGCGAGCTGCACGCCGTCGCGCCGCTGCACGCCCTCGCCGACGCGACCGGCGTCGCGCACGACGACGTCCCGGGCGTGCCCGAGCAGCTGCGCGCCCCGCTGTCCGGGGCGGGCGACACGGTGCGGTGCACCGGCTCGGTGCCCGGCGTCACCCACCTCGCCGCGCGCGGGTCCGTCGCGCGCTGGGTGTGGGACCTGTCCGACCGCCGGCGCAGCCGGTGGGGCGTGCCGTTCGGCGCGAGCGGCGACCCGCGCTCGCCCCGCTTCGCCGACCAGCACCCGACGTGGGCGGCGGCCGGGACGGCACCGATCGAGACCGACTGGGCGCGGTTGCGCCCCGAGCCCGTGGAGGGACCCGCATGA
- a CDS encoding GNAT family N-acetyltransferase has product MTEPATTATTAPTTEPATTGRRLRTGARGEEVWRLDVGAAGTVTAHVLDPVADLDVLHAWVTRPHAGFWGLGGLTRDELRETYEFVDSLPTHHAYLLRWDGDPVVLLQLYHPEDDPVATAYDVRPGDLGLHFFRGGDGPADRPDGTTTWDVLGPAVLRFVFAEPGVRRIVVEPDARNGAAISRMVALGFEPAGQVSFESPQGPKTALLAFLTREAALGAAT; this is encoded by the coding sequence ATGACCGAGCCCGCGACGACCGCGACGACCGCACCGACGACGGAGCCCGCGACGACCGGGCGGCGGCTGCGCACCGGGGCGCGCGGCGAGGAGGTGTGGCGCCTCGACGTCGGCGCGGCCGGCACCGTCACGGCGCACGTGCTCGACCCGGTCGCCGACCTGGACGTGCTCCACGCGTGGGTCACGCGCCCGCACGCCGGCTTCTGGGGGCTCGGCGGCCTCACGCGCGACGAGCTGCGCGAGACCTACGAGTTCGTCGACTCGCTGCCGACGCACCACGCGTACCTGCTGCGGTGGGACGGCGACCCCGTCGTGCTGCTCCAGCTGTACCACCCCGAGGACGACCCCGTCGCGACCGCGTACGACGTGCGGCCCGGCGACCTCGGGCTGCACTTCTTCAGGGGCGGCGACGGCCCGGCGGACCGCCCGGACGGCACGACGACCTGGGACGTGCTCGGGCCGGCGGTGCTCCGCTTCGTGTTCGCCGAGCCCGGCGTGCGACGGATCGTCGTCGAGCCCGACGCGCGCAACGGTGCCGCGATCTCCCGGATGGTGGCGCTCGGGTTCGAGCCCGCCGGCCAGGTCTCGTTCGAGTCGCCGCAGGGTCCCAAGACCGCGCTGCTCGCCTTCCTCACGCGCGAGGCGGCGCTCGGCGCCGCGACGTAG
- a CDS encoding LacI family DNA-binding transcriptional regulator codes for MGRTHPSRPTLAKVAEVAGVSVSTASLAFSGAGPITPETRDKVLAAAAELGYTGPNPLGRQLRSGRSGIVGVVIGDQLGRSFRDPVSVQVLDGLVQVLGEEGLGVLLIPGVCASGPDAATGLVAVDPLVDGAAMDVAVLVWGVLEEDPTLDALQRRGVPVVVGEGRPVEGAPLVALEDRAGTAEVVRHLVELGHTRIAEITLPFGRGERSGPVDAARLAQVDRTPTRHRLAGVRDVVEPVLSWETPASLVEHGRDAAAEILGAWVPADERPTAIIAHSDLLAAGAVIAARELGLRVPDDVSIAGFDGLDLPWLSPDVLTSVHQPLREKGAALGRAVIDLLAGKEPTTVTLGVGLRPGTTTGPAPR; via the coding sequence ATGGGCCGCACCCACCCCAGCCGCCCCACGCTCGCCAAGGTCGCCGAGGTCGCGGGCGTGTCGGTGTCGACGGCGTCGCTCGCGTTCTCGGGCGCCGGTCCGATCACCCCGGAGACCCGCGACAAGGTGCTCGCCGCCGCGGCCGAGCTCGGCTACACGGGACCCAACCCGCTCGGGCGTCAGCTGCGGTCGGGACGCTCGGGCATCGTGGGCGTCGTCATCGGCGACCAGCTCGGGCGCTCGTTCCGCGACCCGGTGTCGGTCCAGGTGCTCGACGGGCTCGTGCAGGTGCTCGGCGAGGAGGGCCTCGGCGTCCTGCTCATCCCCGGCGTGTGCGCGAGCGGCCCGGACGCCGCCACGGGGCTCGTCGCGGTCGACCCCCTGGTCGACGGTGCCGCCATGGACGTCGCCGTGCTCGTGTGGGGTGTGCTCGAGGAGGACCCCACGCTCGACGCGCTGCAGCGGCGCGGCGTGCCCGTCGTCGTCGGCGAGGGCCGACCGGTCGAGGGCGCCCCGCTCGTCGCGCTCGAGGACCGCGCCGGGACCGCCGAGGTGGTGCGCCACCTCGTCGAGCTGGGGCACACGCGCATCGCCGAGATCACGCTGCCGTTCGGGCGCGGCGAGCGGTCCGGCCCGGTCGACGCCGCGCGCCTGGCCCAGGTGGACCGCACGCCGACGCGCCACCGGCTGGCCGGGGTGCGCGACGTCGTCGAGCCGGTCCTGTCGTGGGAGACGCCCGCGTCGCTCGTCGAGCACGGGCGCGACGCGGCGGCCGAGATCCTCGGCGCGTGGGTGCCCGCCGACGAGCGACCCACCGCGATCATCGCCCACTCGGACCTGCTCGCGGCCGGCGCCGTCATCGCCGCGCGCGAGCTCGGGCTGCGCGTGCCCGACGACGTCTCGATCGCCGGGTTCGACGGCCTCGACCTGCCGTGGCTCTCGCCCGACGTCCTCACGAGCGTGCACCAGCCGCTGCGCGAGAAGGGCGCCGCGCTCGGGCGCGCCGTCATCGACCTCCTCGCCGGCAAGGAGCCGACGACCGTGACGCTCGGCGTCGGCCTCCGGCCCGGGACCACGACCGGCCCCGCGCCGCGGTAG
- a CDS encoding MFS transporter, giving the protein MSTPSPASTGPSARAVRAASWAVLLVFALNGFGFASWASRIPSVRDGLDFSHAQMGLLLLTGAIGSMVALPLSGMISARLGAARTVLVFAAVCAVGYTIACFGVEAEAPLWVRVGLFVGGAGVGVWDAAMNLEGAVVEQHLGRSIMPRFHAGFSLGTVAGAGVGSLVAHVQVPLTWHLITVMVVDVVVVAFCVRAFLPTEGADGAAHASADAHAVDPAADPATAVEPSCGHSLRETLGTWREPRTLLVGLVVLAAALTEGAANDWVSLAVVDGFGTTESVGALGLAVFLASMTGARLVGTSLIDRLGRVPVLRLSGLAALVGVAVFALVPVLWVALLGVVVWGAGAALGFPMGMSAAADDPRRAALRVSVVSTIGYSAFFVGPALIGFLAEHTGYRLALLVIAVPVAIGLLVAGAARPLPQARQDAPSTLDA; this is encoded by the coding sequence GTGAGCACCCCTTCGCCCGCGTCCACGGGACCGTCGGCGCGCGCCGTGCGCGCCGCCTCCTGGGCCGTCCTCCTCGTCTTCGCGCTCAACGGCTTCGGCTTCGCCAGCTGGGCGTCGCGCATCCCGTCGGTGCGCGACGGGCTCGACTTCTCGCACGCCCAGATGGGTCTGCTGCTGCTCACGGGCGCGATCGGGTCGATGGTCGCCCTGCCGCTGTCGGGCATGATCTCGGCGCGGCTCGGCGCCGCCCGGACCGTGCTCGTCTTCGCCGCCGTGTGCGCCGTCGGGTACACGATCGCGTGCTTCGGCGTCGAGGCCGAGGCGCCGCTGTGGGTGCGCGTCGGGCTGTTCGTCGGCGGCGCCGGCGTGGGGGTCTGGGACGCGGCGATGAACCTCGAGGGCGCGGTCGTCGAGCAGCACCTCGGACGCTCGATCATGCCGCGCTTCCACGCCGGGTTCTCGCTCGGCACCGTCGCGGGAGCGGGCGTCGGCAGCCTCGTCGCGCACGTGCAGGTGCCGCTGACCTGGCACCTCATCACCGTCATGGTCGTCGACGTCGTCGTCGTCGCGTTCTGCGTACGCGCGTTCCTGCCCACCGAGGGCGCCGACGGCGCGGCGCACGCGTCCGCCGACGCGCACGCGGTCGACCCCGCGGCCGACCCCGCGACCGCCGTCGAGCCGTCGTGCGGCCACTCGCTGCGCGAGACCCTTGGCACGTGGCGCGAGCCGCGAACGCTGCTCGTCGGGCTCGTCGTGCTCGCGGCCGCCCTCACCGAGGGCGCGGCGAACGACTGGGTGAGCCTCGCGGTCGTCGACGGCTTCGGGACCACCGAGAGCGTCGGCGCGCTCGGCCTCGCCGTGTTCCTCGCCTCGATGACGGGGGCGCGCCTCGTGGGCACGTCGCTCATCGACCGGCTGGGCCGCGTGCCGGTGCTGCGCCTCAGCGGGCTTGCGGCGCTCGTCGGCGTCGCGGTCTTCGCGCTCGTGCCCGTGCTGTGGGTCGCGCTGCTCGGCGTCGTGGTCTGGGGCGCGGGCGCCGCGCTCGGCTTCCCGATGGGCATGTCGGCGGCCGCGGACGACCCGCGCCGGGCCGCGCTGCGCGTGTCCGTCGTCTCGACGATCGGCTACTCGGCGTTCTTCGTCGGGCCCGCGCTCATCGGCTTCCTCGCCGAGCACACGGGCTACCGCCTCGCGCTGCTCGTCATCGCCGTGCCCGTGGCGATCGGCCTCCTCGTCGCGGGTGCGGCGCGGCCGCTGCCGCAGGCACGCCAGGACGCGCCGTCTACGCTGGACGCGTGA
- a CDS encoding UDP-N-acetylmuramate dehydrogenase, whose product MSLPTQSTPAPAPADLAPARDVASRPSLAELTTLRVGGPVGEYVEAESEAELIDAVRAADDAGVPLLVVGGGSNLLVADEGFDGVVVRDVRQGVDADLEDSCGTDGACGGASLRLPAGQDWDTFVAEAVANEWVGVEALSGIPGTVGAAPVQNIGAYGQEVSGVVASVRTWDRATGQRRTLPLSALGFGYRTSVLKRSMRSSEQGGPWYPTPRYVVLEVHLMMRLGSLSAPVGYAELARRLGVQVGERAPAADVRQAVLELRAGKGMLLDGVGGAPTPDHDRWSAGSFFTNPVLPADLADELPEDAPRYPVRSATPVTTTGPSLGAVDASLVKTSAAWLIERAGFTKGFGVAGEHSPARLSTKHTLALTNRGGATAQDLVALARTVRDGVLDTFGIELEPEPVLVGLAL is encoded by the coding sequence GTGAGCCTTCCTACCCAGAGCACCCCGGCGCCGGCGCCCGCCGACCTCGCGCCCGCGCGCGACGTCGCCTCCCGCCCGAGCCTCGCCGAGCTGACCACGCTGCGCGTGGGCGGCCCCGTGGGCGAGTACGTCGAGGCGGAGTCGGAGGCCGAGCTCATCGACGCGGTCCGCGCGGCGGACGACGCCGGCGTGCCGCTGCTCGTCGTCGGCGGGGGGTCGAACCTGCTCGTCGCGGACGAGGGGTTCGACGGCGTCGTCGTGCGCGACGTGCGCCAGGGCGTCGACGCGGACCTCGAGGACTCGTGCGGCACCGACGGCGCGTGCGGCGGGGCGAGCCTGCGGCTGCCGGCCGGGCAGGACTGGGACACGTTCGTCGCCGAGGCCGTGGCCAACGAGTGGGTCGGCGTCGAGGCGCTGTCCGGGATCCCGGGCACGGTCGGGGCGGCCCCGGTGCAGAACATCGGCGCGTACGGGCAGGAGGTCTCGGGTGTCGTCGCCTCGGTGCGCACGTGGGACCGCGCGACCGGGCAGCGCCGGACGCTGCCGCTGAGCGCGCTCGGGTTCGGGTACCGCACGTCGGTGCTCAAGCGCTCGATGCGCTCCTCCGAGCAGGGCGGCCCCTGGTACCCGACGCCGCGCTACGTCGTGCTCGAGGTGCACCTCATGATGCGCCTGGGCTCGCTGTCGGCCCCCGTCGGGTACGCCGAGCTCGCCCGGCGCCTCGGCGTGCAGGTCGGCGAGCGGGCGCCGGCGGCCGACGTCCGGCAGGCCGTCCTGGAGCTGCGCGCGGGCAAGGGCATGCTGCTCGACGGCGTCGGCGGCGCGCCCACGCCGGACCACGACCGGTGGAGCGCAGGCTCGTTCTTCACCAACCCGGTGCTGCCGGCCGACCTCGCCGACGAGCTGCCCGAGGACGCCCCGCGCTACCCGGTGCGCTCGGCGACGCCGGTCACCACGACGGGCCCGAGCCTCGGCGCGGTCGACGCGTCGCTCGTGAAGACGAGCGCGGCGTGGCTCATCGAGCGGGCCGGCTTCACCAAGGGCTTCGGCGTCGCGGGCGAGCACAGCCCGGCACGCCTGTCGACCAAGCACACCCTCGCGCTGACCAACCGCGGGGGAGCGACGGCGCAGGACCTCGTCGCGCTCGCGCGCACCGTGCGCGACGGCGTGCTCGACACGTTCGGCATCGAGCTCGAGCCCGAGCCCGTGCTCGTCGGCCTCGCGCTCTGA
- a CDS encoding L,D-transpeptidase family protein has product MTTERTTARRRRPAAAAATALALFLLPGCAMLDDGAEPEPGSAPAAEAPTTAAPSATPSGETSAEPDASSAPSAAPSTTPSSTPSAEADAPDPGAGPSASPSAEGDDAPGEGAGNGQTNGNGNANGNANGNGKGNGKDAQEEKPEHLERGATGERVAALQQRLQDLGYFLPEVDGSFGPATQQAVWALQKAAGLHRDGVVGPKTQAALDQGVRPSPVSSSGKVVEIDLDRQLLLAVEDGRVVRTINASSGNGETFEALGRTYRATTPRGTFAVYMERDYLHESTLELGAMYRPKYFTGGIAVHGSPSIPPYPASHGCVRVSNSAMNWLWDSWGMPKGTTVVVH; this is encoded by the coding sequence ATGACGACCGAACGGACGACCGCCCGGCGACGCCGGCCCGCCGCGGCAGCGGCCACGGCCCTGGCGCTGTTCCTGCTGCCCGGCTGCGCGATGCTCGACGACGGCGCGGAGCCCGAGCCCGGGTCCGCGCCCGCGGCCGAGGCGCCCACCACCGCGGCGCCGTCCGCGACGCCGAGCGGCGAGACGTCCGCCGAGCCCGACGCGTCGTCGGCACCGTCCGCCGCCCCGTCCACGACGCCGTCGAGCACGCCGTCCGCCGAGGCCGACGCGCCCGACCCGGGGGCCGGACCCTCGGCGAGCCCGTCCGCCGAGGGCGACGACGCGCCCGGCGAGGGAGCCGGGAACGGTCAGACCAACGGGAACGGCAACGCGAACGGCAACGCGAACGGCAACGGCAAGGGCAACGGGAAGGACGCGCAGGAGGAGAAGCCCGAGCACCTCGAGCGCGGGGCGACGGGCGAACGTGTCGCCGCGCTGCAGCAGCGCCTGCAGGACCTCGGCTACTTCCTGCCCGAGGTCGACGGGTCGTTCGGGCCCGCGACGCAGCAGGCCGTCTGGGCGCTGCAGAAGGCGGCCGGCCTGCACCGCGACGGCGTGGTCGGGCCCAAGACGCAGGCGGCGCTCGACCAGGGCGTGCGCCCGTCGCCGGTCTCGTCGTCGGGCAAGGTCGTGGAGATCGACCTCGACCGCCAGCTGCTCCTCGCGGTCGAGGACGGCCGGGTCGTGCGCACGATCAACGCCTCGTCGGGCAACGGCGAGACGTTCGAGGCGCTGGGGCGCACCTACCGGGCGACCACGCCGCGCGGCACCTTCGCGGTGTACATGGAGCGCGACTACCTGCACGAGTCGACCCTCGAGCTCGGCGCGATGTACCGGCCGAAGTACTTCACGGGCGGCATCGCCGTGCACGGGTCGCCGTCGATCCCGCCCTACCCCGCGTCGCACGGGTGCGTGCGCGTCTCCAACTCGGCCATGAACTGGCTCTGGGACTCGTGGGGCATGCCGAAGGGCACGACCGTCGTCGTGCACTGA
- a CDS encoding SHOCT domain-containing protein: MLTTSALAASLAGHPHAWGAAGGGPGWWVVFPILWFLLFVAIVVLVARRARRGFGPPWGREGSPASVLGERYARGEIDESEYRHRLSVLRGETKG, from the coding sequence ATGCTCACGACGAGCGCCCTGGCCGCCTCGCTCGCGGGGCACCCGCACGCCTGGGGTGCCGCGGGCGGGGGCCCGGGCTGGTGGGTCGTGTTCCCGATCCTGTGGTTCCTGCTGTTCGTCGCGATCGTCGTGCTCGTCGCACGGCGCGCGCGTCGCGGCTTCGGCCCGCCGTGGGGCCGCGAGGGATCGCCGGCGTCCGTGCTCGGCGAGCGGTACGCCCGCGGCGAGATCGACGAGTCCGAGTACCGGCACCGGCTGTCGGTGCTGCGGGGCGAGACCAAGGGCTGA
- a CDS encoding response regulator transcription factor yields MIRVLLADDQALVRGGFRALVDSEPDMTVVAEAATGDEAVARTLETLPDVVLMDVRMPGLDGLEATRRIVADPRAGGVHVVVVTTFELDEYVAEAIRGGASGFLVKDTEPADLVRAVRVAAAGDALLSPGVTRRLLARVADATRDVASPPGLDRLTAREHEVLVEVAGGWSNEEIARRLYLSESTVKTHVSRVMTKLGARDRAQLVVAAYEGGVVRPGWSG; encoded by the coding sequence ATGATCCGGGTGCTGCTGGCCGACGACCAGGCCCTGGTGCGCGGCGGCTTCCGCGCGCTCGTCGACTCCGAGCCGGACATGACCGTCGTGGCGGAGGCGGCGACGGGCGACGAGGCGGTCGCGCGCACGCTCGAGACGCTGCCCGACGTCGTGCTCATGGACGTGCGCATGCCCGGGCTCGACGGGCTCGAGGCGACCCGGCGCATCGTCGCGGACCCCCGCGCGGGCGGGGTGCACGTCGTCGTGGTCACGACGTTCGAGCTCGACGAGTACGTGGCCGAGGCGATCCGCGGCGGCGCGAGCGGCTTCCTCGTCAAGGACACCGAGCCCGCCGATCTCGTGCGCGCGGTGCGCGTGGCGGCCGCGGGCGACGCGCTCCTGTCCCCCGGCGTGACGCGCCGCCTGCTCGCGCGCGTCGCGGACGCGACCCGCGACGTCGCCTCCCCGCCCGGGCTCGACCGGCTCACCGCGCGCGAGCACGAGGTGCTCGTCGAGGTCGCGGGCGGCTGGTCCAACGAGGAGATCGCCCGCCGCCTCTACCTGTCGGAGTCGACGGTCAAGACGCACGTCTCGCGCGTCATGACCAAGCTCGGGGCGCGCGACCGGGCGCAGCTCGTCGTCGCCGCGTACGAGGGCGGCGTCGTCCGCCCCGGCTGGTCGGGCTGA
- a CDS encoding sensor histidine kinase has protein sequence MDRGPLDRRRPRLFLAVALAVVVVVGTSGASHWRPGSRDLDALGLALALVPPLVVATLPRRPAAAVLAAAGALGTYLSLGYAWGPVVGAAVAVLVMVVLTGPARRARVLAWAGAAVVGGAVVAAATLRDDAPRPAGLLGGAAWTVVALLIAGAIRERVARAAALRAAREERERTAVATERLRIAREVHDVLAHSLSAINVQAGVGLHLLERDPEQARSALTSIKATSRDALDEVRAVLGVVRGEAGEPRTPTWDLGGLDRLAGPLRDRGVDVTLDVDLAVHPSPPAQVPRHLVGVAYRVVQEALTNVGRHAPGASAVVVHVGRDDESDPAVLRVRVSDDGGPVAPGPPGYGLRGMRERVEGVGGTLRAGPQGPGFVVDATIPIPRHPSELSGPRPGIPARGPDSSGAGEGGTA, from the coding sequence ATGGACCGTGGCCCGCTCGACCGGCGCCGCCCGCGCCTGTTCCTCGCGGTGGCGCTCGCGGTCGTCGTGGTCGTCGGGACGTCGGGTGCGTCGCACTGGCGGCCGGGGTCCCGGGACCTCGACGCGCTCGGCCTGGCGCTCGCGCTCGTGCCGCCGCTCGTCGTCGCGACCCTGCCGCGCCGGCCGGCGGCCGCCGTCCTCGCCGCCGCGGGCGCGCTCGGCACGTACCTCTCGCTGGGGTACGCCTGGGGCCCGGTCGTCGGCGCGGCCGTGGCCGTGCTGGTCATGGTCGTGCTCACCGGGCCGGCGCGCCGCGCCCGCGTCCTCGCCTGGGCGGGCGCGGCCGTCGTCGGCGGCGCGGTGGTGGCGGCCGCGACCCTGCGCGACGACGCGCCGCGCCCCGCCGGCCTGCTCGGCGGGGCCGCGTGGACCGTCGTCGCGCTGCTCATCGCGGGCGCGATCCGGGAGCGCGTCGCGCGCGCCGCGGCGCTGCGGGCCGCGCGCGAGGAGCGCGAGCGCACCGCCGTGGCGACCGAGCGGCTGCGCATCGCGCGCGAGGTGCACGACGTGCTCGCCCACTCGCTCTCCGCCATCAACGTGCAGGCGGGCGTGGGCCTCCACCTGCTCGAGCGCGACCCGGAGCAGGCGCGCTCGGCCCTCACCTCGATCAAGGCCACGAGCCGCGACGCGCTCGACGAGGTGCGCGCGGTGCTGGGGGTCGTGCGAGGCGAGGCGGGCGAGCCGCGCACGCCGACCTGGGACCTGGGCGGCCTGGACCGGCTGGCCGGGCCGCTGCGCGACCGGGGCGTCGACGTGACGCTCGACGTCGACCTGGCCGTCCACCCGTCGCCGCCGGCGCAGGTCCCGCGGCACCTCGTCGGCGTGGCGTACCGCGTCGTCCAGGAGGCCCTGACCAACGTGGGCCGGCACGCGCCCGGCGCGAGCGCCGTCGTCGTGCACGTGGGGCGCGACGACGAGAGCGACCCCGCGGTGCTCCGCGTGCGCGTGTCCGACGACGGCGGCCCGGTCGCCCCGGGCCCGCCCGGCTACGGGCTGCGCGGCATGCGGGAGCGGGTCGAGGGCGTCGGCGGCACGCTGCGGGCGGGACCGCAGGGGCCGGGGTTCGTCGTCGACGCGACCATCCCGATCCCCCGCCACCCCTCGGAGCTGTCAGGCCCACGCCCCGGTATACCGGCGCGTGGGCCTGACAGCTCGGGAGCGGGAGAGGGAGGAACGGCATGA
- a CDS encoding DNA glycosylase AlkZ-like family protein, producing MRTPVRLTRAQARRVAVRAQLLDARRPDDLLAVVEHLTFLPVGPTAAVAPSVDLVPWSRLGEAHWPGAVDDAVADGMLFQLAGGVRSMEDLPLHLPVMAAFPPADDWRRAWWDDNAAFRADVLRLLEADGPLTSREIPDTSVRPWRSTGWTGDRNVTQVLELLALAGQVAIAGRRGRERLWDLAARVYPDVEPVPYAEAVAERAARRLRALGLARPRLPGLPGEPHRVALPGVPAEVEGADGAWVVDPEALERADEPLEPRTAVLSPFDGLVADRERLLQVFDWEYALEMYKPRASRRWGYFALPVLHGERFVAKVDAAADRRAGVLRVAAVHEDVPFDADLTAAVTGELEGLARWLRLDLDL from the coding sequence GTGAGGACGCCCGTGCGCCTGACGCGCGCGCAGGCCCGCCGCGTCGCGGTGCGGGCCCAGCTGCTCGACGCCCGGCGCCCGGACGACCTGCTCGCGGTCGTCGAGCACCTGACCTTCCTGCCCGTGGGCCCGACGGCGGCCGTCGCGCCCTCGGTCGACCTCGTGCCGTGGTCGCGGCTCGGCGAGGCGCACTGGCCGGGCGCGGTCGACGACGCGGTCGCCGACGGGATGCTCTTCCAGCTCGCCGGGGGAGTCCGCTCCATGGAGGACCTCCCGCTCCACCTCCCCGTCATGGCGGCGTTCCCGCCCGCCGACGACTGGCGGCGCGCGTGGTGGGACGACAACGCGGCGTTCCGGGCCGACGTGCTGCGGCTGCTCGAGGCCGACGGCCCGCTCACCTCGCGCGAGATCCCCGACACGAGCGTGCGGCCGTGGCGGTCGACGGGCTGGACGGGCGACCGCAACGTCACCCAGGTGCTCGAGCTGCTCGCGCTGGCGGGGCAGGTGGCGATCGCCGGGCGCCGGGGACGCGAGCGGCTGTGGGACCTCGCCGCGCGCGTGTACCCCGACGTCGAGCCCGTCCCGTACGCGGAGGCGGTCGCCGAGCGCGCCGCACGCCGCCTGCGGGCGCTGGGGCTCGCACGCCCGCGGCTCCCGGGGCTGCCCGGCGAGCCGCACCGTGTCGCCCTGCCGGGCGTGCCGGCCGAGGTCGAGGGCGCCGACGGCGCGTGGGTCGTCGACCCCGAGGCTCTCGAGCGGGCGGACGAGCCGCTCGAGCCGCGCACGGCCGTGCTCTCGCCCTTCGACGGTCTCGTCGCCGACCGCGAGCGCCTGCTGCAGGTCTTCGACTGGGAGTACGCGCTCGAGATGTACAAGCCGCGGGCGAGCCGGCGCTGGGGCTACTTCGCGCTGCCCGTGCTGCACGGTGAGCGGTTCGTCGCCAAGGTCGACGCGGCCGCCGACCGCCGGGCCGGCGTGCTGCGCGTCGCCGCGGTCCACGAGGACGTGCCGTTCGACGCCGACCTCACCGCCGCCGTGACCGGCGAGCTCGAGGGCCTCGCGCGCTGGCTGCGGCTCGACCTCGACCTCTGA